Proteins from one Ktedonobacterales bacterium genomic window:
- the ltaE gene encoding low-specificity L-threonine aldolase translates to MIDLRSDTVTLPTPAMREAMYRAEVGDDVFGDDPTVKKLEELAAARMGKEAALFVPSGTMGNTAAVITHCQRGDEVILGDRAHILLYEGGGAATFGGLPLRVLPNLENGSLDPEQVERTLQPADWPWPGTGLLCLENTHNDCGGRVVTMEQMRRLSEIAHQRGTPVHLDGARIFNAALALDVQASEIAAYVDSVMFCLSKGLSAPVGSLLTGTGEFIARARRTRRMLGGGMRQSGVLAAAGIVALEQMVDRMAEDHANARRLADGLAEIRGLNVDPAVETNMVFFNLRRADGTPLDQQPFMRAAREAGVLVIDMGPGRIRTVAHYGITAEHIDTALVAFNKICREQPALIGR, encoded by the coding sequence ATGATTGATCTGCGAAGCGATACTGTAACTCTGCCCACGCCCGCGATGCGCGAGGCGATGTACCGCGCGGAGGTGGGCGATGATGTCTTTGGCGACGACCCAACCGTCAAAAAGCTGGAGGAACTGGCCGCCGCGCGTATGGGGAAAGAGGCAGCTCTGTTTGTACCCAGCGGCACGATGGGCAATACGGCTGCGGTGATTACGCACTGCCAGCGCGGCGATGAGGTGATTTTGGGGGATCGCGCGCATATCTTGCTCTATGAAGGCGGAGGCGCGGCGACGTTTGGCGGATTGCCCCTGCGGGTATTGCCGAATCTGGAGAATGGTTCGCTGGACCCGGAGCAGGTCGAGCGAACGCTCCAGCCAGCCGACTGGCCCTGGCCGGGTACGGGGCTGCTGTGCCTCGAAAATACGCACAACGATTGCGGCGGGCGCGTGGTGACGATGGAGCAGATGCGCCGATTGAGCGAGATTGCGCATCAGCGCGGCACGCCGGTCCATCTCGATGGGGCGCGCATCTTCAACGCCGCGCTGGCGCTGGACGTGCAGGCCAGCGAGATTGCCGCCTATGTTGATTCGGTGATGTTCTGTCTCTCCAAGGGACTGAGCGCGCCGGTTGGCTCGCTGCTGACCGGAACAGGTGAGTTTATTGCGCGCGCCCGCCGGACGCGCAGAATGCTGGGCGGCGGGATGCGCCAGTCGGGTGTGCTGGCCGCAGCCGGAATTGTGGCGCTGGAGCAGATGGTGGACCGTATGGCCGAAGATCACGCCAACGCGCGCCGATTGGCCGATGGGCTGGCCGAGATTCGCGGGCTAAACGTTGATCCGGCGGTAGAGACGAATATGGTCTTTTTCAACCTGCGCCGCGCCGATGGCACGCCGCTTGACCAGCAGCCCTTTATGCGGGCGGCACGCGAGGCGGGCGTGCTGGTGATTGATATGGGGCCGGGCCGCATTCGCACCGTGGCGCATTATGGTATCACGGCTGAGCATATTGATACGGCGCTGGTGGCTTTCAATAAGATTTGCCGGGAACAACCGGCGCTGATTGGGCGCTAG